In Palaemon carinicauda isolate YSFRI2023 chromosome 18, ASM3689809v2, whole genome shotgun sequence, a genomic segment contains:
- the LOC137657035 gene encoding uncharacterized protein produces MDSRGGRYGSDFNSESSGKSNRNSNSRRNSGDQGLAGQGGRGSPSYYYYGVDPAGEVTEPRREGEENLYARNNNDYSKYNGGHLPSTSDYGYYGSESAAGDYSSSSYDVNSNETCGTDYRYSYQQPHHSADGSYPQCQQGHGGCGDPQCYGDVHEGDYRSCSQSQCSADRCDPYGSCGQREYAAPSRVQVTAKVLFGSVSAISNLKQKKCTKK; encoded by the coding sequence ATGGATTCTCGCGGCGGCAGATACGGTAGTGACTTCAACAGTGAAAGCAGCGGAAAGAGCAACAGAAACAGCAACAGCAGAAGAAACAGCGGAGACCAAGGCCTTGCTGGCCAGGGCGGAAGGGGATCCCCTAGCTACTATTACTACGGCGTAGACCCCGCAGGAGAAGTCACCGAACCAAGGCGGGAGGGGGAAGAGAACCTCTACGCGAGGAACAACAACGACTACAGCAAGTACAACGGGGGTCATCTTCCCTCCACGTCGGACTACGGCTACTATGGCTCCGAGAGTGCCGCTGGGGACTATTCCTCGTCCTCCTACGATGTGAATTCCAACGAGACTTGTGGCACCGATTATAGATACAGTTATCAACAGCCGCACCACTCCGCGGACGGCAGTTACCCTCAGTGTCAGCAAGGTCACGGCGGTTGCGGTGACCCCCAATGTTACGGTGACGTCCATGAAGGCGACTACAGAAGCTGCAGTCAGTCCCAATGCTCCGCCGACCGTTGCGACCCATACGGGTCCTGTGGTCAACGCGAGTATGCCGCCCCGTCTCGCGTCCAAGTGACGGCCAAAGTCCTGTTTGGTTCTGTCAGTGCCATATCGAACCTCAAGCAGAAGAAGTGCACCAAGAAGTAA